A DNA window from Amycolatopsis sp. DSM 110486 contains the following coding sequences:
- a CDS encoding dihydroorotase: MSPLTQAPLGHAVLTGVAPFGGTPIDLVVRDGRIAELRPRGSADEPNRFDADGLVLLPAFVDLHTHLREPGGEDAETIATGTAAAAAGGYSDVFAMANCSPVTDSPERIRHVLDLAERTASCRVHAVGAITEGLAGHRLAPLEAMAAAGARLFSDDGRCVDDPVLVRDALELTKRTGTVLAQHAQSGPLAGAGQINAGRAAERTGLPPWPATGEETVVARDIVLAADAGAPLHVCHVSTARSVALVRWAKEQGWAVTAEVTPHHLLLTDGEAASADPKFKVNPPLRSPGDVRALRAALLDGTIDAVATDHAPHPAEAKAADWCGAPFGMTGLETALAVVSEVLHTSRGVDWALVADRMAHAPARIGGIAASAGRPIAVGEPATFTLVDPRADWSVDPADTAGRSHNTPFGGLSFTHRPVATVVAGAVTADRGALFTRSAR, from the coding sequence GCCCCGTTCGGCGGCACCCCGATCGATCTCGTGGTGCGCGACGGCCGCATCGCCGAGCTGCGGCCCCGCGGCAGCGCCGACGAGCCGAACCGGTTCGACGCCGACGGTCTCGTGCTGCTGCCCGCGTTCGTCGACCTGCACACGCACCTGCGCGAGCCCGGCGGCGAGGACGCCGAGACCATCGCCACCGGCACCGCCGCGGCGGCGGCCGGCGGGTACTCCGACGTGTTCGCCATGGCCAACTGCAGCCCGGTCACCGACTCGCCCGAGCGGATCCGTCACGTGCTCGACCTGGCCGAGCGCACCGCGTCCTGCCGCGTGCACGCCGTCGGAGCGATCACCGAAGGCCTTGCCGGGCACCGCCTCGCACCGCTGGAAGCCATGGCCGCGGCCGGCGCGCGCCTGTTCTCCGACGACGGCCGCTGCGTCGACGATCCCGTGCTGGTGCGCGACGCCCTCGAGCTGACCAAGCGGACCGGCACGGTGCTCGCCCAGCACGCCCAGTCGGGCCCGCTCGCCGGCGCCGGCCAGATCAACGCGGGCCGCGCGGCCGAGCGGACCGGGCTGCCGCCGTGGCCGGCCACGGGCGAGGAAACCGTGGTGGCGCGCGACATCGTGCTCGCCGCCGACGCCGGGGCGCCGCTGCACGTCTGCCACGTGTCGACGGCGCGCTCGGTCGCGCTCGTGCGGTGGGCCAAGGAGCAGGGCTGGGCCGTGACCGCCGAGGTCACGCCGCACCACCTGCTGCTCACCGACGGCGAGGCCGCGAGCGCGGACCCGAAATTCAAGGTCAACCCGCCCCTGCGCTCCCCCGGCGACGTCCGGGCGCTGCGGGCCGCCTTGCTCGACGGCACGATCGACGCCGTCGCCACCGACCACGCGCCGCACCCGGCCGAGGCGAAAGCCGCCGACTGGTGCGGGGCGCCGTTCGGGATGACCGGGCTGGAGACGGCACTGGCCGTGGTGTCCGAGGTGCTGCACACCAGCCGCGGCGTCGACTGGGCGCTCGTGGCCGACCGCATGGCCCACGCCCCGGCGCGCATCGGCGGCATCGCCGCGTCCGCCGGCCGCCCGATCGCCGTCGGCGAGCCGGCCACGTTCACCCTCGTCGACCCGCGGGCCGACTGGTCGGTCGACCCCGCCGACACCGCGGGCCGTTCGCACAACACCCCGTTCGGGGGCCTGTCCTTCACCCACCGGCCCGTGGCGACGGTCGTCGCCGGCGCCGTGACCGCCGACCGCGGCGCGTTGTTCACCAGGAGTGCCCGATGA